CATCCAGCCACCCAAGGGCTCGGCGGATCAGAGTGCCGCCGATGCCTCGGTCCGGATGTTCCGAGTGCACGCAGAGGGAGTCGATCTCGCCCGCGCCGGCGGTGTCGATGGAGCTGACGCAATAGCCGGAGTATTCGACAGCGGGTCCGCCGTCGCCCTGGGAGGGTGTCCCCCGTGCCCGATAGTTAGCCGGCGGGGTGCTGGTGTCACCTGGGTGTGGTGACCAGCGCCTGGCCAGGTCGGCTTGGAGCTTGGCCCGGGCGGCCTTGTCGATCAGCGGTTGTCTCCGAGATTTGAAGGCGAAGGTCACGAAGCTGTCGGCGAAGTACTCGGATACGGCCTGATGGTGGCGGTTGAGCTCCTCCCACAGGGGGGCGAGTGTGTCGAGCAGCTCGATACCGCCGGTGATGCAGGTGATGTCGGCCGTGATGGCCGGAGTATAGCCGCACGAGCCGATCCTGCAGCGGGTTGTCGTCGTTTTGCGGGGTGCGGTGCTGGGGTTGATGCGGCTTGAACGTTGGGCCGGTTTGCCCTATTATTCGTTTCCTTCAGGGCTTATGGTGCGCATGCCGCCGACGATTTGACGGGTGTTAATCCTTGTGGAGTAAATACTGATGGCTACTGCGGTTACGGATTTCAGAGTCAAGGACATCTCGCTGGCCGAGTGGGGTCGCAAGGAGATCGGGATCGCCGAATCGGAGATGCCCGGGCTGATGGCCATTCGGGAGGATTACGCGGCCCGCAAGCCTCTGGCCGGGGCGAAGATCACCGGTTCGCTGCACATGACCACGCAGACGGCGGTGCTGATCGAGACGCTGGTTGCGCTGGGGGCGGAGGTCCGCTGGGCGAGCTGCAACATTTTCTCGACCCAGGACCAGGCGGCGGCGGCCATCGCCAAGGTTGGCATTCCGGTATTCGCATGGCGGGGCGAGACGCTGGAGGACTACTGGGACTGTACGCTGCGGGCCCTGACCTGGCCGGATGCAGACGGGCCCACGGGGATCGTCGATGACGGCGGCGACGCGACGTTGCTCATTCACCGGGGGCACGCTTTCGAGTCGGAGCACGCCAAGACCGGCAACCTGCCGACGCCGTGCACCGACAACAAGGAGATCGAGATCATTGACAAGTTGCTGATCAAGGTTTTGCAGAAGGACCCGCAGTGCTGGCACAAGGTGGCCAGGCGGGTGATCGGGGTGAGCGAGGAGACGACGACCGGCGTACACCGGCTGTACCAGATGGCCAAGAGCGGCGAGCTGCTTTTCCCGGCGATCAACGTCAACGACTCGGTGACCAAGAGCAAGTTTGACAACCTGTACGGCTGCCGGGAGAGCCTGGTGGACGGCATCAAGCGGGCGACCGGCGTGATGGTGGCGGGCAAGAAGGTCGTGGTGCTGGGCTACGGCGATGTGGGCAAGGGCTGTGTGCAGTCGATGAAAGGGCTGGGCGCGACCGTGTTCGTTACCGAGATCGACCCGATCTGCGCGTTGCAGGCGGCCATGGAAGGTTACCAGGTGGTGACCATGGACGAGGCCTGCAAGTTCGGCGACATTTTCGTCACCGCGACCGGCAACGTCGATGTCATCACCCGGCAGCACATGGATCAGATGAAGGACGGGGCCATTGTTTGCAACATCGGGCACTTCGACAGTGAGATCCAGGTCGATTCGCTCGCGAATCTGACATGGGAGGAGATCAAGCCGCAGGTCGATCACGTCATCTGGCCGGACGGCAAGCGGATCATCGTGCTGGCCAAGGGTCGGCTGGTGAACCTGGGGTGTGCGGCCGGCCACCCGAGCTTCGTGATGAGCAACAGCTTCACCAACCAGACTATCGCCCAGCTCGAGCTGTGGGAGAACCGCGGCAACGGCAAGTACGAGCGGAAGGTCTACACCTTGCCCAAGGTGCTGGATGAGAAGGTGGCCATGTTCCACCTCAAGAAGCTTGGCGTCCACCTGACCCGGTTGACTGAGAAGCAGGCCAAGTACCTCGGCGTGCCGCAGCAGGGGCCGTTCAAGCCGGATCACTACCGGTATTGATCAGTGACTGGAAGTGTCGAGCATGGTCCTGACGGCGGCGAGTTCGCTCTCCGCCGTCAGTGTCTTCTCGGTCCAACCGAAGAACGCTCCATTCCGCCGGGATGGGGATGTGTCCTTGTCGTTCGCGGAGTCGAGGCGCGGCCCACTTCTCCAATTGACGTGGACCCCGCGGTATGATGGCGTCGGCTCACATGGAGGATGACCGATGCCGCGTGCAACGCTCCGGATGCCGCCGGCTGTTATTTCCCTTTTCGCTCTCTTAGGTGCTTCAGGGGCTGCTGGTCCGCAGGAGCCGGAGGTTCTGCAACGATGGACGTTCACCACCCCGGTTGACCTGGCCGCGTGTCAGGGCCTCCATCATCTCAAGGATCTCACCGTTGTCGACGGCCGGTTGAAGATGACGATCGCTGGTCCGGACGCGTTTTTTTCATTGCCACCCGTCGACGTGCCTTTCGACGGCCTCAGGCTTCGTGTTCGGATGCGCAGTGACCGTGACGGTTACGCCCAGGTTTACTGGCAGCTGGCCGATGCCCCAGGATTCACCGAGGCTCGTCAACTGACCGAGAACACTCCCGGCCGGCCGGCCATTCCTCCCGGGAGTCAGGACCGGGACGGCTTTTTCACCGTCGAGTTTTCTCTAGGCGGCCCGCTCGACGCCGGCAGGCGACTGACCGGCGTGCGACTCGATGTCTGCAACGACAACGTCGACGGCACCGTCGAGATCGCCGCCATTGAGCTTGTGCGCATGCCGGCCAGGTGGGCGGCCACGTGGTCCTCCGGTTCTGCCCACACCCCGGTCGGGGCCGAGGTGGAGCTGAAGGTCACTCTTCGCCAAACCAGTGGCCGGAGTGTACAGGAGGAGTGCGACTTCATCTTGGCCGAAGGCAACGCCCGGACGGCAAAGACTACCCCGGGCGCCCCGGCGGCATTGACGACCAGGCTTCATTACGACCGCCCCGGTGTGCACACAAGCTCGGTCCGAATTCTGGGATCATCCCACCGCTCGCTCACCGATCTCCAGACATCAGTGATTGTGGGGGAGGATGAGACGCTTCCCCTGGCCGGCGGCATCCGCAATGACCATGTGCGGCTCGACTTCATCTCTACTGCGGACGGCAGGGGTCTCGGCGCTGCCCGGTGGATGGTTCGTGACCATCAGGATCACTGGCGACTGGCGGGCTGGTTGCTGCCGCTCGCTGAAGTTACGGTGTGCGAGGCGGACGGCAGTATCGTTCGTCGCCGTCCGACCTTTGGTCTGGCCGATCGCACTTCGAGCAGCGCCCGGCTCAGTGGCGTGATCGCGGATCTGCCCGGCTGGTCGGTTGAGTTCAAGCCACGGATTCTGGAGAAGAACGGGCTGGTCGCGATTGAAGTGGTGGCCACCTTGGTCGGTCCCGAGGGTGGCCGGCTTCTCGATTTCAGTGCCCCGGTGCTGCTTGCAGATCGCTGCGCTCCACCCGCCGCTGCCGGGCATGCCTCGGCTGCTGCCGACCCGCTGGATCGCTATGCTGTTTTCGGCGGCCTGGAGCTACTTGAGCCGGGCTGGCGATCATCGAGCGACCGGGCGGTTGGTCGCCGATTCGCCGATCGTTGGACGCCGCACCCGTTCAAAGTCACGCTGCCGATGATGGCTGTCGAAGCTCGGGGTGTGACCGCCGCCCTGATGTGGCAGCCGCGGGATGCCTGGTGCGGCCGGAACGACATGCCCGCTGCCACCTTCGCCTCGCCCAATTTCCTCGACGGCCAGTTGAACCACCTCATGCGACTCTCCGCCCCGTCGATTCCGGCATGGCGAGACGAGAACTCATCTCTGGCCTCAAGGCCGTTCGTGATGGCGACCCCGCAGCCGGTCACCCTTCGGGCAATGCTGTACGCGGAATGCGATGCCCCGGTGGTCGGAATGGGTCGGCGTTGGTATGAGCTTTTGGGCACACCGGTTCCACCCCCGACTCCTCACGATGCCGCCACGACGAAAGAGCTGATCGCCCAGCACTTCGGCCAGACGATGTACTGGCCGGCCGAGAAAGGGTGGCGTCATCACTGGTATCTGGACAGGCGTAGCGAGTTCATTCCCCTCATGGCAGGGGAGTTGATCAGTCATAAACTGTTTACAGGAAAGACGTTATGGCTCGATCGGACCGGGCTGGTGGGCCGAACGCTGATCGACACGATGGTTCCGCTGGCTGTCCGGGCGGCGAATGCCGGGCCTGCGAGGGCGGCCATCGCAGGCCTGCGTTCGGACGGAACTTGGCCCTACGCGGACACGCCCGAGGTGCGTGACCAGACGCGTCGGTTCAGCAAAGGTGAATACGCTTCTTTGGGTGAAGGTGGAAGTACATCCCTGGGTACCTGTGTTACGCCGACGCTGCTGGTACTTCAGCATGCGTTACTCACCGGTGACGAGGAGTCGTCACGAGCTGCCTTGAAGGCCCTGGAGGCGATGAGGCGGTTTCGCGTTCCTCGCGGCGCCCAGACGTGGGAGGTTCACAAGGACATCCCGGATATTCGGGCGGCGGCCCTGGCGGTTGAGGCCTACCAGCTTGGGTATCGACTTACGGGAGAGGAGCGGTATCTGGACGAGGCGAATTACTGGGCCTGGTCCGGGGTGCCGTTTCTGTACAGTTGGCACGTGCCGATCGAGGCGATCCCCGGCACGATTCGGGCTACCCGCAGCCGAGACGACTGGCAACTGCAGGTTATTCCGGCGGCCGAGGCGTTCCAGAATCCCAACCGGCAGGTGACTCCGTACGGTTCCGTTCCCGTTCTGGGTCCGAGCTTCTACGCGATCAGCTGGTTTGGCGTCATCGTGCAGTGGTGTGGTCTGGAGTGGGCGGCCAAGGTTATCGAGCTGGATCACAACCGGCCGGATCCTCTGCTCCGCGTCATCGCCGAGGGTGTGGTCGGGAGTGGATGGCAGCAGATCTTCGACCGCGAGCCGTGGGTGGGTCTTTATCCTGACGTATGGGACCTGCACGCGAACCGGGCCCAGGGGGCGTTGATCTGCGCCCAACTGCCGCTCGCATGCCTCAAGGCCCAGGGTCGCCTGCCCCGGTGGACGGACCCCTGGACTCGAGTCGTGCCGGACGGATGGGGCGGGAACCGCTGGCACGTCAGCGGCTGGGGCAGCCCGCCCGATCTGCGGGCACCCCACCCCGATACCTTCTGGGCCTTGCCGCTGGACTATCCGCCTGATCAGCCCAATGAGCTGGTCATCACGCGGGTATCCCGGCCCAAGAGAGTTCACGTCGGCGGCCGGCTTCTCGACGCCCGTCCCTCCACCGCTGGGCGGGGTGAGCAGGAGCCGGGGTGGGCTTACCACGCGGCGTTTCAAGCCCTCGTGATCCGCTTCATTCAGCCGGCCCCGAGAACGGAAGTACTTGTCCAGTGGTGAGAAAACAAGCCGGAAGTTATCGGAGTGACGTTAAGTCGCGTCTGGTTTCCGCCGAATCAATGGATGCCGATTTTGAGATGGGTATCTGGGTGGGGCCGCGACGGACACCCCGGTCATGGGGTCCCAGGCGGCCTCCGTGGATAGGGTGGACCGACTCCCTTGGCAACGCCGCACGTCCAACTCATTGTCGATCACGGGATGGCTCCGCCACAGTCGCTCAAGACTGCTCTCTACCGGGTCAACGCTCGGGTTTCGATCCGTTCTCTGGACAAGGCCCTGACCAGTGGCATTCCGGACAGCGCCGATGTCTGTGTCATCCTGCCCTCGGCGGCATGCTCGTCGGCCGCTCTCGAACGCCTGGTGACCGAGACCTCCGCTCGAGCCTGCGCCACCCTGGTTCTCGATGAAGACGGCGCCAGTCGCGACGAAGCGACCCTGGCTCGCGGCGGAACGACTTTTTCCGGTGAGGTTGGCAGTCCGGTGACGTCCACTGGGCGGATGCTGCTTCCGATCCAGCCGTTCAAGCGGGCGCCGTTGAACGCCGACGAGCTGACCGGGCGAATCAAGGCCCTGTGCGAGATTCGCCGGCCGCTTCGCAGGATGCGGGAGGAGATTGCCGAGCTGCGCCGCGATCGCCCGCCGCGGAGCACGATTCACACCGATCTGGATGAACAGATACGGCTCGCCGGGCAGATCCAGAATGACCTGCTGCCTGAGCCCATTGGCGATGCCGCGCCGCTCAGCATCTCGACCCTCTATTTGCCAGCGGACTTCGTCAGCGGCGACACTTACGATATCAGCCGGCTGGACGAGGACCGGTTCGGTTTCTCCCTGGCCGACGCCACTGGGCACGGTTTGCCGGCGGCGTTGCTGGCGATCCTGGTCAAGAACTCGCTTCGCGGCAAGGAGATCGTCGACGGCTCGTACCGGATCATTGAGCCGGACGAACTGCTTACTCGCTTGAACCAGGATCTGCTGTCCGCCCGGCTTCGCCAGTGTCACTTTATCACTGCGATGCACGCGATCTTCGATCGTACCACCAGCCTGATCCGCTGGGCTCGCGGTGGGACGCCGTATCCGATCCTGTTCCGTGAAGGTCAGAGACCT
This is a stretch of genomic DNA from Phycisphaerae bacterium. It encodes these proteins:
- a CDS encoding GNAT family N-acetyltransferase, with amino-acid sequence MTFAFKSRRQPLIDKAARAKLQADLARRWSPHPGDTSTPPANYRARGTPSQGDGGPAVEYSGYCVSSIDTAGAGEIDSLCVHSEHPDRGIGGTLIRRALGWLDDEHVQTRTRVAVWGNPQVLPFYRRYGFGHRAVTLRPR
- a CDS encoding adenosylhomocysteinase, whose amino-acid sequence is MATAVTDFRVKDISLAEWGRKEIGIAESEMPGLMAIREDYAARKPLAGAKITGSLHMTTQTAVLIETLVALGAEVRWASCNIFSTQDQAAAAIAKVGIPVFAWRGETLEDYWDCTLRALTWPDADGPTGIVDDGGDATLLIHRGHAFESEHAKTGNLPTPCTDNKEIEIIDKLLIKVLQKDPQCWHKVARRVIGVSEETTTGVHRLYQMAKSGELLFPAINVNDSVTKSKFDNLYGCRESLVDGIKRATGVMVAGKKVVVLGYGDVGKGCVQSMKGLGATVFVTEIDPICALQAAMEGYQVVTMDEACKFGDIFVTATGNVDVITRQHMDQMKDGAIVCNIGHFDSEIQVDSLANLTWEEIKPQVDHVIWPDGKRIIVLAKGRLVNLGCAAGHPSFVMSNSFTNQTIAQLELWENRGNGKYERKVYTLPKVLDEKVAMFHLKKLGVHLTRLTEKQAKYLGVPQQGPFKPDHYRY
- a CDS encoding serine/threonine-protein phosphatase, which encodes MATPHVQLIVDHGMAPPQSLKTALYRVNARVSIRSLDKALTSGIPDSADVCVILPSAACSSAALERLVTETSARACATLVLDEDGASRDEATLARGGTTFSGEVGSPVTSTGRMLLPIQPFKRAPLNADELTGRIKALCEIRRPLRRMREEIAELRRDRPPRSTIHTDLDEQIRLAGQIQNDLLPEPIGDAAPLSISTLYLPADFVSGDTYDISRLDEDRFGFSLADATGHGLPAALLAILVKNSLRGKEIVDGSYRIIEPDELLTRLNQDLLSARLRQCHFITAMHAIFDRTTSLIRWARGGTPYPILFREGQRPRQIRSGGGLLGAFEDQAFEVAAHAFEPGDVLFFYTDGLEALLLQRNEPRGEDAILATDWIERFRTYGPEVALDEARRRATEQPSYDWSRDDITAIAIRMTGE